One window of Solwaraspora sp. WMMA2056 genomic DNA carries:
- a CDS encoding low temperature requirement protein A, with the protein MADGGPAPPELRRRRFLVLRPEGTAGDVSWMELFIDLFFVFAFLRVTSLMASQLHWLGVVEGILVVLMLWHCWNSCAWLGNVVYPDKGLMPIVVFGIATTLLIMGVAIPGTFTAESGGVIEPLIVATGYLTIIYAVMVVLSILHWSQGPAGRRPVIASWATYLPAGLILACAVWLPPRLDLPIDDRYVRTAMFALVVVINFSALRVVSSGNAQVVSSRHLAERHGLVVLVALGETVISVGISQGLSGDRPITWQLLVGAALSIAVVAVLWWTYFDVAKVVAEHAMQGLPRSDQSRIARDAYSGLHLPMICGLIVLALSLKHVVASATGTTDHPWRAASTVLLFGGVMVYLAGLIAFQRRAVGMLGRSPIVGIVFLLVLLPLAAHTPPLASLGLLLVGAAAMIVADRTVFRRRHLRLHERADQEAAKITGATPKELLVDLVFVFAFIQVTVLMVRENSVLGVLQGLILLALLWWAWASFCWVTHAIRRDTVPVRLAMIGVMAVTLVLGIALPQTFEQVPGGLPGASVVVTAYIAGRLVHAALIRHVAREQPELPAVLLEGALPSGLALALLAGSIVLDLAVPDDRPTDVTITAIWLVAVLIEIFGNYRTGVRSWRIRTVRHWTDRYALIMLIAFGETIIALGFSAAQEATSVLLVAVLTAAAVGICTIWWSYFHTDAGLAHDALEASQGEERAKLARDAYTYLHLPMVAGLILFAFGLRETLILHGSLVTARAHALGHYALFVGPVVYIVANQAFWWRVWRRVSGYRISGAVLVAVLAPVTAPLPVLWNIVLLAGFGVTFAVAEALANRRRSGSAHRPA; encoded by the coding sequence ATGGCGGACGGGGGTCCGGCGCCGCCCGAGCTGCGGCGGCGACGGTTTCTCGTCCTACGCCCCGAGGGGACCGCCGGCGATGTGAGCTGGATGGAGCTCTTCATCGACCTGTTCTTCGTGTTCGCCTTCCTGCGGGTCACCAGCCTGATGGCGAGTCAGCTGCACTGGCTGGGGGTCGTCGAGGGCATCCTCGTGGTGCTGATGCTGTGGCACTGCTGGAACTCCTGCGCCTGGCTCGGCAACGTCGTCTACCCGGACAAGGGCCTGATGCCGATTGTCGTGTTCGGGATCGCCACCACGTTGCTGATCATGGGCGTCGCGATTCCCGGCACCTTCACCGCCGAGTCGGGCGGCGTGATCGAGCCGCTGATCGTCGCGACCGGCTACCTGACGATCATCTACGCCGTCATGGTGGTACTGAGCATCCTGCACTGGTCGCAGGGACCCGCCGGCCGGCGCCCGGTGATCGCCTCGTGGGCGACCTACCTGCCGGCCGGACTGATCCTGGCCTGCGCGGTCTGGCTGCCGCCGCGACTCGACCTGCCGATAGACGACCGGTACGTGCGTACCGCGATGTTCGCCCTGGTCGTCGTGATCAACTTCAGCGCGCTGCGGGTGGTCAGCAGCGGCAACGCACAGGTGGTGTCGAGCCGGCACCTCGCCGAGCGGCACGGCCTGGTCGTCCTCGTCGCGCTCGGGGAAACGGTGATCTCCGTCGGCATCAGCCAGGGCCTGAGCGGTGACCGGCCGATCACCTGGCAACTGCTGGTCGGCGCGGCGCTGAGCATCGCCGTGGTCGCCGTCCTCTGGTGGACCTACTTCGACGTCGCCAAGGTCGTCGCCGAGCACGCCATGCAGGGGCTGCCCCGATCCGACCAGTCGCGGATCGCCCGGGACGCCTACAGCGGCCTGCACCTGCCGATGATCTGCGGGCTCATTGTGCTCGCGCTCAGCCTGAAACACGTCGTCGCCTCGGCCACCGGCACCACCGACCATCCCTGGCGCGCCGCGAGCACCGTCCTGTTGTTCGGTGGCGTCATGGTCTACCTCGCCGGGCTGATCGCATTCCAGCGACGTGCCGTCGGCATGCTCGGGCGCAGCCCGATCGTCGGCATCGTGTTCCTGCTGGTGCTTCTGCCGCTGGCCGCCCACACCCCGCCGCTGGCCTCGCTCGGGCTGCTCCTGGTCGGAGCCGCCGCGATGATCGTTGCCGACCGCACCGTGTTCCGTCGGCGACATCTGCGGTTGCACGAGCGGGCCGACCAGGAAGCCGCCAAGATCACCGGGGCCACCCCGAAGGAACTTCTCGTCGACCTGGTCTTCGTGTTCGCGTTCATCCAGGTCACCGTCCTGATGGTGCGGGAGAACTCGGTGCTCGGGGTGCTGCAGGGACTGATCCTGCTGGCACTGCTGTGGTGGGCCTGGGCAAGTTTCTGCTGGGTGACCCACGCGATCCGACGCGACACCGTCCCGGTCCGCCTGGCGATGATCGGCGTGATGGCGGTGACGCTGGTGCTGGGAATCGCGTTACCGCAGACATTCGAACAGGTTCCCGGGGGACTGCCCGGTGCCAGCGTCGTGGTGACCGCGTACATCGCCGGTCGGCTCGTCCATGCCGCGCTGATCCGGCATGTCGCCCGGGAACAGCCGGAACTGCCGGCGGTGCTTCTGGAGGGTGCGCTGCCCAGCGGGCTGGCGCTGGCGCTGCTGGCCGGCAGCATCGTGCTCGACCTGGCCGTGCCCGACGATCGACCCACGGATGTGACCATCACGGCGATCTGGCTGGTCGCTGTCCTGATCGAAATCTTCGGCAACTACCGGACCGGGGTACGCAGCTGGCGGATCCGGACCGTCCGGCACTGGACCGACCGGTACGCGTTGATCATGCTGATCGCCTTCGGTGAGACCATCATCGCCCTCGGGTTCTCCGCCGCGCAGGAGGCGACCTCCGTACTGCTGGTCGCGGTCCTCACGGCCGCGGCGGTCGGGATCTGCACCATCTGGTGGTCCTACTTCCACACCGACGCCGGCCTCGCCCACGACGCCCTGGAAGCCTCCCAGGGCGAGGAGCGAGCGAAACTGGCCCGCGACGCCTACACCTACCTGCACCTGCCGATGGTCGCCGGGCTGATCCTGTTCGCGTTCGGCCTGCGCGAGACCCTGATCCTGCACGGCAGTCTGGTGACCGCCCGCGCACACGCCCTCGGCCACTACGCGCTCTTCGTCGGCCCGGTCGTGTACATCGTCGCGAACCAGGCCTTCTGGTGGCGGGTCTGGCGGCGGGTCAGCGGCTACCGGATCAGCGGTGCGGTCCTGGTCGCCGTACTCGCGCCGGTGACCGCACCGCTGCCCGTGCTGTGGAACATCGTGTTGCTGGCCGGCTTCGGGGTCACCTTCGCGGTGGCCGAGGCGCTGGCTAACCGGCGGCGATCCGGTTCCGCGCACCGGCCGGCGTGA
- a CDS encoding phosphatase PAP2 family protein yields the protein MTAQHHAIDRRVFLRGSAALAALPVAGSLLTAGPATAAPATATSTAAATAAGNVPPAPSYPGLPFVDDYLTNTSANRTPQTNAAVRILAGFEQLWTTGSNWDNGVPRSAEVLRANIRYVVKVGEERTEVEAKQAYIFDRQHQSYSAISGLGPLTQPYLAGSLAVTGITAAPDGVPDGRVSDALPPDAPAGSSLGAGSTSSALGTVVQLVNTIRGPHASSNPSKSTYQYPRPWRLTDDSKVVETGGIPVLGVPVYAANTAVVPQLLRQRADNPADDGGFPSGHANAAYLAALAFAYAVPERFQELLARASDVADSRIVAGMHSPVDVIGGRILATALAAAVLADPAYAQLKADARHQAAEYLQAATGTSADTLYAYAHSAGPDTDPYADRAANLAKVTPRLTYMLPQARKDTPFTVPKGAETLLETRLPYLDAEQRREVLRSTGLPGGYPLLDGPEQWGRLNLFAAADGYGSLRRTVRVTMDAAAGGFHAADAWRNDIDGEGMLVKSGTGALTLTGANSYTGGTRLVDGTLVAASERALGDGPAELRGGTLRLDRTAGQVRVRGEYSQSGQATLSVNLTDGGEPPLVVDATATLNGRAALVLALDPQRPPAANVSVPVLRAAKLVGTFGAVTVTGLDGYTAEPFHTGTGVSVRLLKTA from the coding sequence ATGACTGCACAGCACCATGCGATAGACCGCCGCGTCTTCCTGCGCGGCTCGGCCGCCCTCGCCGCCCTACCGGTGGCCGGCAGCCTGCTCACCGCCGGGCCGGCGACAGCCGCCCCGGCCACCGCGACCAGCACGGCAGCGGCGACCGCCGCCGGCAACGTGCCGCCGGCGCCCAGCTACCCCGGGTTGCCGTTCGTTGACGACTACCTGACCAACACCAGCGCCAACCGGACCCCGCAGACCAACGCGGCGGTCCGGATCCTCGCCGGATTCGAGCAGCTGTGGACCACCGGCAGCAACTGGGACAACGGCGTACCGCGCAGCGCCGAGGTGCTGCGGGCCAACATCCGGTACGTGGTGAAGGTGGGCGAGGAGCGCACCGAGGTCGAGGCGAAGCAGGCGTACATCTTCGACCGGCAGCACCAGAGCTACAGCGCGATCAGCGGCCTCGGTCCGCTGACGCAGCCGTACCTGGCGGGGTCGCTCGCCGTCACCGGCATCACCGCTGCCCCCGACGGGGTGCCGGACGGGCGGGTCAGCGACGCGCTGCCGCCGGACGCGCCGGCCGGCTCGTCGCTCGGCGCCGGCTCCACCTCGTCGGCGCTGGGCACGGTGGTGCAGCTGGTCAACACGATCCGTGGCCCGCACGCCTCCAGCAACCCGAGCAAGTCCACCTACCAGTATCCGCGGCCGTGGCGGCTCACCGACGACAGCAAAGTGGTCGAGACCGGCGGCATCCCGGTGCTGGGTGTGCCGGTGTACGCGGCGAACACCGCCGTCGTGCCGCAGTTGCTGCGTCAGCGGGCCGACAACCCGGCCGACGACGGTGGTTTCCCCAGCGGGCACGCCAACGCCGCCTACCTGGCGGCGCTGGCGTTCGCGTACGCCGTACCGGAGCGGTTCCAGGAGCTGTTGGCCCGGGCCAGTGACGTCGCGGACAGCCGGATCGTGGCCGGCATGCACTCGCCGGTGGACGTGATCGGTGGCCGGATCCTGGCCACCGCACTGGCCGCCGCCGTGCTCGCCGACCCGGCGTACGCGCAGCTCAAGGCCGACGCCCGGCACCAGGCCGCCGAGTATCTGCAGGCCGCCACCGGCACGAGCGCCGACACGCTGTACGCGTACGCCCACTCGGCCGGGCCGGACACCGACCCGTACGCCGACCGGGCGGCGAACCTGGCGAAGGTGACGCCCCGGCTGACGTACATGTTGCCGCAGGCGCGTAAGGACACCCCGTTCACCGTGCCGAAGGGCGCCGAGACGCTGCTGGAGACCCGGCTGCCGTACCTGGACGCCGAGCAGCGCCGCGAGGTGCTGCGCAGCACCGGGCTGCCGGGCGGCTACCCGCTGCTGGACGGCCCGGAGCAGTGGGGCCGGCTGAACCTGTTCGCCGCCGCCGACGGCTACGGGTCGCTGCGGCGCACCGTACGGGTCACGATGGACGCCGCCGCCGGTGGCTTCCACGCCGCCGACGCCTGGCGCAACGACATCGACGGCGAGGGCATGCTGGTCAAGTCCGGCACCGGCGCGTTGACCCTGACCGGGGCGAACAGCTACACCGGCGGCACCCGGCTGGTCGACGGCACCCTGGTCGCGGCGTCGGAGCGGGCGTTGGGCGACGGCCCAGCGGAGCTGCGCGGCGGCACGTTGCGGTTGGACCGCACCGCCGGGCAGGTCCGGGTACGCGGCGAGTACAGCCAGTCCGGTCAGGCCACCCTGTCGGTGAACCTGACCGACGGCGGTGAACCGCCGCTGGTGGTCGACGCGACGGCGACGCTGAACGGCCGGGCGGCCCTGGTGCTGGCCCTGGACCCGCAGCGGCCGCCGGCGGCGAACGTGTCGGTGCCGGTGCTGCGGGCGGCGAAGCTCGTCGGCACGTTCGGCGCGGTCACGGTGACCGGGCTCGACGGTTACACCGCCGAGCCGTTCCACACCGGCACTGGTGTGTCGGTGCGGCTGCTGAAGACCGCCTGA
- a CDS encoding helix-turn-helix transcriptional regulator, with protein sequence MVNPTIQRRRLGNALKRARETAGKTQDDAAKIIDSSASKISRLELGQSGIRQTDLTLLLDFYGVTRDDAEPLRNLARAGRQRGRWSGYRNVIPDWFRQYLDLEADATHIRWYQPEVIPGILQTEPYIRALNQRTHTDDLERQISVRLERQKVIDQPDRAHLHLILSESALRRTLGDPAAMHQQLTHLATLANHPNLTIQVFPFDAPTYETSSYNFIILRFGEEMASEVVYLETLTDADYLDGPEAVRAYTRLWERLTAAALGPVESRTLIQRIADDTRG encoded by the coding sequence ATGGTCAACCCGACGATCCAACGCCGACGCCTCGGCAACGCCCTCAAACGCGCCCGCGAAACCGCAGGCAAAACCCAGGACGACGCCGCCAAGATCATCGACTCCTCAGCCAGCAAGATCAGCCGACTCGAACTCGGCCAGTCCGGCATCCGCCAAACCGACCTCACCCTGCTCCTCGACTTCTACGGCGTCACCCGCGATGACGCCGAACCCCTCCGCAACCTCGCACGAGCCGGCCGCCAACGCGGAAGATGGAGTGGCTACCGCAACGTCATCCCCGACTGGTTCCGCCAATACCTCGACCTCGAAGCAGACGCCACCCACATCCGCTGGTACCAACCAGAAGTTATCCCCGGCATCCTCCAGACCGAGCCCTACATCCGCGCCCTCAACCAACGCACCCACACCGACGACCTCGAACGCCAGATCTCCGTACGACTCGAACGGCAGAAGGTCATCGACCAGCCCGACAGAGCCCACCTCCACCTGATCCTCAGCGAGTCAGCCCTCCGCCGCACCCTCGGCGACCCAGCCGCCATGCACCAGCAGCTCACCCACCTCGCAACCCTCGCCAACCACCCCAACCTGACCATCCAGGTCTTCCCGTTCGACGCCCCCACCTACGAGACCTCGTCGTACAACTTCATCATCCTGCGCTTCGGCGAGGAGATGGCATCCGAAGTCGTCTACCTGGAGACCCTCACCGACGCCGACTACCTCGACGGCCCCGAGGCGGTCCGGGCATACACTCGGCTCTGGGAACGACTCACCGCCGCCGCACTCGGCCCGGTCGAGTCCCGCACCCTCATCCAGCGGATCGCAGACGACACCAGAGGCTGA
- a CDS encoding DUF397 domain-containing protein, which produces MNTSHPTWRKSSRSDNNGGACIEVASMPSTTAVRDSKHQAGPTLAFTTPTWTRFIDAIKAGERGALTPKSLG; this is translated from the coding sequence ATGAACACATCCCACCCCACCTGGCGCAAGTCCAGCCGCAGCGACAACAACGGCGGCGCCTGCATCGAAGTCGCCAGCATGCCCTCCACCACCGCAGTCCGCGACAGCAAACACCAGGCCGGGCCAACCCTCGCCTTCACCACTCCCACCTGGACCAGATTCATCGACGCGATCAAGGCCGGCGAACGCGGAGCGCTCACACCGAAGTCGCTGGGCTAG